A region of the Serinicoccus profundi genome:
GGTCGAGCTCGCGCAGCTGCACCGTGATCCGCCGCAACGCGACGAGGTCGCGCGCGAAGGAGGGGCGGGCGGAGAACTCGCTGGGGTCCACCAACTGCTCCGCGCGGGCCCGCTCCTCGGCCAGGTCGCGCTCGGCCTGCGCCTGCTCGCGGCGCAGGTCGCGGATCTGGCGGGCACGGCGCCGCAGCTCCTCGTCCCGTCGGGCCAGGGGCGGGATCCGGCCGATCACCTGCTGTCGAAGGGTCATCGTGTCTCCTCGGTGGTGGAGCGGCGGGCGAGATCGGTATGCCGTGGCCGCGAGCGCCAGGTCCAGCCCGGTGGCGGGGCACCCCAGAGCCGCCGGGTCTCATGCGTGGTGCCGGTGTCGTGAGTGAGGCTGTCGTCCGGCCCGGCCGCCCGCTCGGCGAGCAGGACCAGTCCGCCCTGCTCGACCCGCACGGAACGCACCCCTGCCGGGGCGCTGCCGAGCAGGGCGTCGGGGGTCCAGCCGGGTCCGCGCGGGTCGGGGAGCGCGGGGGCCAACCAGGAGCGCAGGTCGCCCGCCGTGAGGCCGTCGTGCTCGACGACGAGGGCGTCGGCGCGGGTGCCGTCCCCCGCGCTGCGCAGCGGCAGGCGCACCGGTGAGTCGGCGGGCTCCTCGTCGTCCCCCGGCGCCGCACCGGGCGCCCCCGGGTCGGACAGGTGCGGCCGCAGATGGTCGACGAAGCCCTGGTGGCCGTAGCGCTCGCGGACGAGGGCGAGCGTGCGCTCGACCCGTTCCCGGTAGACGACCGGGTCGGCGGCATAGCGCGCCACGAGGTCCTGCGCCCGGCCCGGCTCGGCGTAGTCGAGGAGGTCGCCGAAGGTGGGGCGATGCTTGGGGTGGGCGATGGTCAGCACCCCGCTGGCCGCGGCCTCCAGCAGGGTCCGGCCGAAGGCCTCGTGCGCGTCCGGGTTGTCGAGGTAGAGGTAGACGTCCAGGTCGGCGAGGAAGGGGCGCACGTCGTCCTGCGTGGCGGGCAGGACCCTCCAGCCGGCCGGCAGCGGCGGCGGAGGGTCCCCGGCGGTGGCGCGCAGCCGCTCCACCGTCTGCTCGCCGCCGAGCATCCGCACCTCGACACCGTCGCCGAAGCGGTAGCCCGTCTCCAGCTCGCCCCACGTGGTCGGGAACTTGATCCGGTCGTCACGGGAGTGCCGACCCACGACGAGCGTCCCGCCCGCCCCGGGTGCGCGGTCGGTCGGTCGCACCGCCCAGGCGTCGGCGTCGATGAGACCGGGGTTGTCCCAGGAGGTGAGCGGCACGTCGGGGTCCTGCTCGAGCAGGACCCGGCGGATCGTCGGGCTCTGCGGGACCCACGTCACCGGCGCCCCGAAGAGCTCGCGGGCGCGCTCGGTGACGTCGCTCACGACATACCTCTGGTCGCTGCCGTCCGGCTCCAGCGGACCCTGGTTGGCCATGACGAGCACCTGGCGGACCCGCGCGACCCGGGCCAGGCGGGGCGGGTACTGCAGGATCGGTGGGTAGCGCACGAGGAGGACGTCGATGTCGACGTCGTCGTCGGGCTGGACCCAGGTCACGGCGCCGGAGCGCACGAGATCGGTGAACTGGCCGGCGAGCGGCTGGTCCTGGGCGGACATGAAGCGCAGCGCCTCGAGGTGCATCACCCCGACCCGGAGGCCGGCCTCGGTCGCGGCCCGGATCTCCTCCATCATCGAACGCTGGGGGCCGCCGAACTTGCGCCAGTCGCCCGCGACGACGAGGTCGAACCGGTCGGGTCGGGCGTCGAGCAGCGGGTGCGTCGGCCGGCTCCACCGCCGCGGCTCGGGGAGGCGTCGGGGCGCTTCGGGGTCGAGGTATGCCGTCTCCTCGCCCGCGCGGACGCCCTCGTGCCAGGGGGTGTAGAGCGCCTTGTACTGCTGCCGCGCCGGGTGCCGGTACCCGTTCGCGAACTCCTCGGAGGACAGGGTCGCCGCCCCGCCGCGCAGGATCGTCGTCGTCTCCTCGATGTCGCGCACGACCGGGCCGAAGGCGGCCTCCAGCCGGCGGGTGAACTCGGTGTCCGCGCCCTTGCGGGTGGGGTCGAAGAAGCCGATCCGGTTCATCACCGGCTGCCTGCGGAAGAGCACGGTGGCGGCGGAGGCGAAGCGTGGGAGGTAGCCCGGTCGGGTGAGGACGAGGTCGGGGCTGACCCGCACCCCCTGGGCGCGGGTCGCCATCAGCGTCGGGTCGGCGAGCAGCGGGCGCAGGCAGGTCTCCAGGGTCTGCGGGTGCCACCAGTCGTCGGAGTCCACCACGACGACGTAGTCGCCGCGAGCCAGCCGCAGCGCCGTGTTGCGGGCGCGGTAGGTCCCGCCGTTGACCGCCTTGCGGATCACCCGCACCCGCGGGTCGAGGGCGTGCGCCTCGGCCAGCAGGGCCTCGGTCTCCTCCTGGGCCGAGGCGTCGTCGACCACGAGGAGCTCCAGATCGGTCCAGGTCTGGGCGAGCACCGACCGGACAGCGGTGAGCAGCGGTGGGCCCGGGCGGTAGCTGCTCATGAGCACGGTGACCAGCCCCGAGCCCTTCACCGGCTCGACGGCCCGCGTGCTCAGGGTGTCGAGGTGGGGGGCCGCGCCGTCCTCGGGCTCGCGGAAGGCGGCCAGGCGCCCGCTGCCCAGGGCGGCGGAGAAGGCGGCGGCCCACTCGCCACCCTGGCCCGCGGTCCCGCCGTCGGCGGCGAGCCGCGGGTGCAGCGCGTCGGCGCGCACTGAGGAGGCCACGCCCGGTCGCACGCGGCGGTCCGCGACGAGGTCGACCGCGCCCCGGGGTCGCCGCCGAGCACCCGCAGCTGGGCCAGCATCTCCACGTGCTCGCGGCGCAGGGCGCCCCAGTGGGGTGAGGCCGCCAGCTGCTCGAGCAGGCCGCGCGCGACGGCGATGTCCTCGGGGTCGCCCGTCTGGACGGCCAGCACCCGTGCGTGGTCGGCGACACCGACCGGGTCGGCACCCTCGGGGATCCCGGCCCCCACCGGCCGGGCAGCCCACCGGGCGAGGTCGAGGGGGGTGTGCCCGCCCCACGCGGCCTGCGCCAGGACCTCGCGGGCGTGGACGGAGCGCGTGCGCAGGGCGGTCGCGACCAGGGCCCGCGAGCGGCGCGCCGCGATGCGGGCGTGGTCGGCGGCGACCCCCTGGGTGGTCGAGCGGTGACCGGCGTTCACCGCACGTCGTGGTCGGCCCGCACGTCCAGCCGGGCCAGCGCGTCGTCGAGGGCCACCTGCATCCGGTCCAGGCGGCCGGTGTACTGCGCCTGCAGCAGCTGCACGGCACCGAGCAGGTCGGCCTGGGAGGCCGCCGGGGCAGCCGTCGTCGGGGCCGGCTCGGCGCTCGCGGGGCCCGCCGAGCGGCGGATCTCGTCGCGCACGAAGTTGCGCAGGCTGCGGACCCGTCGCCAGGAGTCGAGCTGCACGGCCAGGACGAGCACCCCCAGCAGGCCACCGGCCGCGGCCGCGAGCACCGGCTGGTCCAGGGCCACCCCCAGCACCAGGAGAAGGGCCAGCACGAGGCCGGCCGCACTTCCGAGGAGGGGGACGAGGCGAACGGGCACGCGGCAGACCTTCCTGAACGGGATGGGGTGTCGGTGTTCCGGCACCGGGCCAGACGGTGTTCACTGTACCCGGGGTCGGCCGCCCCGGTCCGGCACGACCCACCCGAGACCCAGCCGGGGCACGAGGCAGACGTGAGGAGCTCATGACCAGCGACGCGGCCACCTCCTGGCTCACCTGGCAGCTGCGCCACGGCCCCGGAGCACGCGATCCGGTGCCGCTCTTCCACCAGGCCCTGCGCAGCCGCTCACCCGCCGCGCTCGAGGCCCTGGTGGACCTCGCCACGTGCGGCAGCCACGACGCCGCCAGCCTGCTGCAGACCGTGCTCGCCGACGGCCCTCCGCGCGCCAGCCTCCAGCCACGTCGGCGGCGCGCCCTGGCCGGCGTCGCCTTCGTCTGGGCGGGGATGCTCCGGTCGCCCGAGCAGCTGCGCGCCGCGGCCCTGGTCTTCGAGGCGTTGTGGCCCGGGGACGGGCTGTCCTGGCTCGGCCCGCAGCTGCGGATGACGAGCCTGCAGACCCTCTACCTCGCCGGGAGGTACGACCAACTCTCGACCCTGCTCAGCGGCCTGGAGGGGCTGCACCCCGACGCCGCGCACTACCTCCGCGTGGACCTCGCCAACCCGCACGGGCCCAGCTCCCTGGCGCTCGAGGAGGCGGCCTGGGAGCAGCTGCTCAGCGCGCGCTTCGTCGAGCGCGACCTGGCCCCGCTGCAGCTGCGCGACGCCGACTCCGGAGCCGGCACGGACGGGCCGAGCGCCTTCGACCGGCTCGCGGCAGCCGGCAGCGTCGCCGGGTCGGCGCCCGGTGGCGACCTCGTCACCGTCATCATGCCGAGTTGGTGCCCCGACGAGGGGCTGCTCACCGCGGTGCGCTCGATCACCGAGCAGACCTATCCGGACCTGGAGATCGTCGTGGTCGACGACTGCTCCGGCCCGGGCTACGCGGACGTCTACGCCCAGGTCGCCGCGCTCGACCCCCGGGTCAGGGTGCTGCCGATGGAGCGCAACGGCGGGTCATACCTCGGGCGGGCCGCCGCGATCGAGACCTCCCGGGGCAGCCTCATCACCTTCCAGGACGCCGACGACTGGTCGCACCCGAGCCGGATCGAGCACCAGGTGAGGGCGCTGGAGCAGGCCGGTCCCGAGGCGCCGATGACCCGCAGCCGGGCGGTCCGCGCGAAGGACGACCTCACCCACCAGTGGCTCGGCTACCGCGCCGTGCGCGAGAACGCCTCCTCCCTGCTGCTGCGCCGCAGCGTGCTGGACCGGACCGGGGGCTTCCTACCGGTGCGCAAGGGGGCTGACTCCGAGTTCGCCGAGCGGGTGTCCCGGCTGCACGGGGCGGATCGTCGACGTGGAGATCCCCCTGGCGGTCACCCGTCTGCGGGCCGGCTCCCTCTCCCGCGGCGACTTCACCTTCTCCTGGGCCGCCCCCGAGCGACGCGCCTTCCGCGCCAGCTTCATGGCGTGGCACCGTCGGCTCAGCCGGCGGCGCAAGGCGGAGGGTGAGGTCACGATCGACGACGCCACCCTCGCGGGCCTGCCCTTCCCGGTGCCGCGCAGCTGGACGCGTGGCCTGCCCGTGGAGAGGCAGCTGCCGGCGCGGCTGGACACCGCCTACCTCGGCTCCTTCACCTCACCGCCGAGCCGGGCGACCGCGTGGTTGTCCGCCGAGCTGCGCGGTTCCGCCGACGCCGAGCAGGCCGGGTTGTGGCACCAGGAGGGGCACGCCGCCACGGACCTGCGCCGGGCCGAGCTCGACCGCAGCCTCGACGACCCGCTCCTCGACCACCGGCTGTGGTTGCTCTCCCGGATGGACGCGCAGTCCGTGGGGCGGCTGGTCGTGCTCGACCTCTCGGTGCTGGCCCTCCTGGGCGGCCAGGAGGTGCGGGTGCGGGCCGAGGAGGTCGAGGTCTGGCTGAGCACCGAGACGGTCCGCCCCGGACCCTCCGGGCTGCCCGAGGACGTCCTCGGCGCTTCCGACCTGGTGCGCTCCTGGTGGGGGGTGCGACCCCGCTGGGTCATCGCGCCGTGGCTGGAGGAGTCGGAGGCGCAGGAGCTGCGTCTTGCGCTGCCCGGCCTCGACCTCACCGTGGATGGGGCTGATGATCTGCGCGCCCGCGGGGCCGTCGATCTCGGCGTGCGCGAGGCCAGCGATGCCCGCTGAGGACCCGTCCGGGGTCGTCGAGCAGGGGGAGCCCACCAGCGTCCTCGTCGTCCTCACCGGCACCCCCGACCCCCGCGGCGAACGGGTCGTGCAGGCGCTGACGCCCCTGGTGCCGACCGTGCGCGTGGTGCAGACCGGGCCCGGAGCGGCCACGGTCGAGGGGCGGCTGGTGCTGCGCGCCGGGCACGGTCGGCCCCGCTGGCAGCAGGTCGCCTTCAAGGTCGCCGAGCACACGGCGCCGCCGGCCCTGCGGGCCGCGCTCGCGGTCTGGCGTGACCCCCGGCTGAGGCCGGCCCTGCGTGAGGTCGACCTCGTCATCGCCCTGGGCCCGGGCGCCGACGCGGTCGCCGAGGTCACCCATCAGGTCGTTCCGGCGACCCGGGTGGTCACCGGTCACGATGCCGCGTGTCAGGTCGGCGAGCGGCTCGCCCTGCAGCTCCTGCCCCAGGGCCACCCCCGCCCCCGGACCGAGCTCCCGCAGGAGGAGCTGGACCTGCTGGCCCACGCGGTCTGGGTGCTCGCGGACCGAGACCCCAGCGCCGAGGTGCGTGAGCGCGCCCGGCTCCTGCCGTGGCTGACGCTGGACCGCGATCAACGAGCCCACCTCGTGGGAGCGCTCGGTCCGCTGCTGGGGGCCGACGACGTCGTGGTCCGTGGCTGGTCGCTGCTCCTGACCGACAGCAGTCACCGGGCGACGCCTGACAAGATCGCGCAGGCCGCGGCCGACCTGCTCGCGGCCGCGGACACCGTGCTCGACACCCCGTCGACCGGCACCCGCACCGATGACGAGGGAGGAGCCGCGGACGACGGTGACGGTGACGGTGACCGCGGCGACAGTCGCGACCTGACCGAGGTCGACACCGTGACCGCCGCCCGCTGGGCCGCGCTCGCCCTGCGCCTGTGGCAGGCCTGCGACGAGGAGTCGGGGCCCGCCCTCGACCTGCTCCGCCGCAGCCGGACCGGGCTCGTCCTCACCGTCCCGGTGCCCTCGCCCCCCGCCGCGCAGCCGGTCACCGGGCCCACTGCCGTGGGCGCCGGCGGGGAAACCCCACGCGCCGTCACCACGGTCGACGACGCCGCTGCGGCCCCCACCGCTGCCGACAGCGGCCATCATCGGGTCCTCCTGCTGCCGGCCGGAGGGTCAGGCCCGGCTCTGCGCACCGCGCTGCGCGTCTCCCCGGTCGTCGACGTCCTCGCCCTGTCCGGCCCGGACGTGCCGTCCTCGTTGCGCGGGCCCACCGTCCCCGACCAGCTCGTGGAGGCCCGGCTGCGCGCCGGTCTCGGGCTGCCCGTCCACGCCTACCGCACCCTCGTCGCGACGCTCCGCGAGCGCCGGCCCGACGTGGTCGTGGTGGACGGTGCGGACCAGCGGGCGGTCCTGGCCTCGCTCACCCTGCCTGCGCAGGCCCGCCTCGTCGTCCTGCTGCGCCCGGAGGACCTCGACGGGCCCTGGCTCCCCCTCGTCGACCTCGCCCGGGTGGACCGTCTCCTCGTCCCCGACGAGTCCTCCCGCGAGCGGGTCCTCGGCCAGGTCAGCGGCCCGCCTGAGCGGGTCGAGGTCCTCACCGGGCTGGCGGAGCTGCGCCACCCCGACCCGGCCGACGAGGCCGCCAGCCTGCTCCGGGAGGTCGTGCTCGGCGACATCGGGCGCCTCGCGGACCACACCGCGGCGGGAGAGCACGACGCCGCGATGCGCCTCGTCACCGACCTGCTCGCCCGCCCCGCGCACAAGGTCGGGGCCGCGGCCCTGCAGCAGGGTGCTCTGGCCACGACCAAGGCCGGGGAGCCGACCGCGCGCCTGGCCCTCCTGCGCCGGTGGGCCGAGCTCGACGACCGACCGCTCGTCGCCGCCCTGGTGCGCGAGCAGGAGGGCCGCCTGCGGGAGTTCGGCCCCGGCTGGCTCCCGGGAGACCTGCCCGCGACCGGGATCGACCCGGTCCCCGGCCGGGTGCTCCACCTGCTCAAGGCCTCGCTCCCGCACCGCACGAGCGGGTATGCCGTGCGCTCCTTCTACCTCCTGCGCGAACGGGCCCGCGCCGGTGAGGACGTCCTCGCGGCGACCGCGCTCGACTTCCCCGGAGAGCCCGTGGCCCCGGTCGAGGACGTCGGTGGCGTCCCCCACCTGCGGCTCACCCGCGAGGACGTCCCCGAGCGGGAGCCGCCCGACACCCACCTCGACGCCTTCGCCCGGCGCCTGCTCGAGGTCGTCCGCGAGCACCGCCCAGCGGTCCTGCACGCGCACTCGGGGCACCGCGGCTACGAGCTCGCCCTCGTCGCGCTGGCGGTCGGGCGCGCCACCGGCATCCCGGTGGTCTACGAGGTCCGCGGGCTCTTCGAGGGCGTGTGGACCTCGGAGGTGGAGCGGGCCACCCGCAGCGAGCTCTACCGGCTGCGCCGCGAGCTGGAGACGCGGTGCCTGGTGCAGGCCGACGCGGTGGTCACGCTGAGCGAGTCGATGCG
Encoded here:
- a CDS encoding glycosyltransferase family 2 protein codes for the protein MTSDAATSWLTWQLRHGPGARDPVPLFHQALRSRSPAALEALVDLATCGSHDAASLLQTVLADGPPRASLQPRRRRALAGVAFVWAGMLRSPEQLRAAALVFEALWPGDGLSWLGPQLRMTSLQTLYLAGRYDQLSTLLSGLEGLHPDAAHYLRVDLANPHGPSSLALEEAAWEQLLSARFVERDLAPLQLRDADSGAGTDGPSAFDRLAAAGSVAGSAPGGDLVTVIMPSWCPDEGLLTAVRSITEQTYPDLEIVVVDDCSGPGYADVYAQVAALDPRVRVLPMERNGGSYLGRAAAIETSRGSLITFQDADDWSHPSRIEHQVRALEQAGPEAPMTRSRAVRAKDDLTHQWLGYRAVRENASSLLLRRSVLDRTGGFLPVRKGADSEFAERVSRLHGADRRRGDPPGGHPSAGRLPLPRRLHLLLGRPRATRLPRQLHGVAPSAQPAAQGGG
- a CDS encoding glycosyltransferase family 2 protein, with translation MSSYRPGPPLLTAVRSVLAQTWTDLELLVVDDASAQEETEALLAEAHALDPRVRVIRKAVNGGTYRARNTALRLARGDYVVVVDSDDWWHPQTLETCLRPLLADPTLMATRAQGVRVSPDLVLTRPGYLPRFASAATVLFRRQPVMNRIGFFDPTRKGADTEFTRRLEAAFGPVVRDIEETTTILRGGAATLSSEEFANGYRHPARQQYKALYTPWHEGVRAGEETAYLDPEAPRRLPEPRRWSRPTHPLLDARPDRFDLVVAGDWRKFGGPQRSMMEEIRAATEAGLRVGVMHLEALRFMSAQDQPLAGQFTDLVRSGAVTWVQPDDDVDIDVLLVRYPPILQYPPRLARVARVRQVLVMANQGPLEPDGSDQRYVVSDVTERARELFGAPVTWVPQSPTIRRVLLEQDPDVPLTSWDNPGLIDADAWAVRPTDRAPGAGGTLVVGRHSRDDRIKFPTTWGELETGYRFGDGVEVRMLGGEQTVERLRATAGDPPPPLPAGWRVLPATQDDVRPFLADLDVYLYLDNPDAHEAFGRTLLEAAASGVLTIAHPKHRPTFGDLLDYAEPGRAQDLVARYAADPVVYRERVERTLALVRERYGHQGFVDHLRPHLSDPGAPGAAPGDDEEPADSPVRLPLRSAGDGTRADALVVEHDGLTAGDLRSWLAPALPDPRGPGWTPDALLGSAPAGVRSVRVEQGGLVLLAERAAGPDDSLTHDTGTTHETRRLWGAPPPGWTWRSRPRHTDLARRSTTEETR